The following are from one region of the Etheostoma spectabile isolate EspeVRDwgs_2016 chromosome 15, UIUC_Espe_1.0, whole genome shotgun sequence genome:
- the LOC116702804 gene encoding oxysterol-binding protein-related protein 7 isoform X1 — translation MHRFPYHTAPMDPQVCPPPLSSSQSVVSGLDKSPASTFKPGHLRSNSTGSSKYSKQSRHWEVMDDLRNVNRSSASSSSLDLTIPGICEGYLMKRRKYPLKGWHKRYFVLEKGILKYSKTQQDIQKGKLHGSLDVSLAVLSVNKKSKGIDLDAGDNLYHLKAKSHDIFYIWLTKLCAHRVYRKNEAMSVHHGVLNALSLSPSTLPAMATLAQTNRSMPTYYASSAPMYNPEMGSPAPAVGSNPGVNSKVSAWLQQTENIDATSNDLARCQTELTELAQLIQRLHWLEGGLPITNTDLEMRISMQNLSLEKPKKKLVKGFGHSRTLSRVEAMGGTFTSSHLSSNNTGSTVSVKSVPEYVYSQLSNPQVTSPEAKKLQQDICTASHRVHSSLKSIYEVLTLERERLRQAWTSPELRHNTSEQLATLCSTLSELDIQSRLTKVHSLSLSSDSSEESFCTVQPDQKTPSKGRPCHRAPSVAESMAEYFDASEVIVCESSSEAEASDESGLSDITTTSNSEPEEGHATATLNYRASLNSAPDKPRPVPTNTGRRTAIPAPAIDNSHIGIMTILYNNIGKDLSRVSMPIALNEPLSLLQRLSEELEYSELLDIANRTDDPYERMVYLAAFSISGYAWASWRYRNKPFNPVLGETYENHREDRGFHYISEQVSHHPPISACHADSENFTFWQDQRWKYKFWGKSVEILSSGLVNVSLPKYGDHYEWNKAVTCIHNVLSPDRSLEHYGEILIKNTKSDVCTCKVTFVKSRYWSSDNSKNEVQGVVLDRAGEVVHRFGGLWHEGIFCDTLSTPKCIWKPNVQPENHAQFYGFSRYAIELNELTPGLKEVLPYTDTRFRPDQRLLEEGKIAEAEKKKEEIEEKQRERRKEMAKKGEEHIPRFFRKSADEAGREVWLSNKTYWKLRKDPGFAKTENLDLW, via the exons ATGCATCGCTTTCCCTATCACACTGCACCAATGGACCCTCAGGTGTGTCCGCCACCTCTGAGCAGCAGCCAATCGGTGGTCAGTGGCCTTGACAAATCCCCAGCCAGCACATTTAAACCTGGCCACTTACGGAGCAACAGCACCGGCTCCTCCAAATATTCAAAACAG TCTCGTCACTGGGAGGTGATGGACGATTTACGGAATGTGAATAGGTCTTCAGCTTCCAGCTCTTCACTAGACCTCACTATCCCTGGGATCTGTGAGGGCTActtgatgaagaggaggaagtaCCCACTCAAAGGCTGGCACAAG AGATACTTCGTTTTAGAGAAAGGGATTCTCAAGTACTCAAAGACGCAGCAAGAT attcagAAAGGAAAGCTCCATGGCTCTCTGGACGTCAGCCTGGCTGTCTTGTCCGTCAACAAGAAGTCCAAAGGCATAGACCTGGATGCTGGGGACAACCTCTACCACTTGAAG GCAAAGAGCCATGACATCTTCTACATATGGTTGACCAAGCTCTGTGCCCATCGCGTATATAGGAAAAATGAGGCGATGAGTGTCCATCATGGCGTCCTCAACGCTCTCTCACTGAGCCCGAGCACCCTTCCAGCCATGGCCACTCTTGCCCAGACTAACAGATCAATG CCTACTTACTATGCCAGTTCAGCACCCATGTACAACCCAGAGATGGGAAGCCCCGCTCCTGCCGTCGGCTCTAACCCAGGGGTGAACAGCAAGGTGTCAGCGTGGCTGCAGCAGACCGAGAACATCGACGCAACCTCCAACG ACCTGGCTCGCTGTCAAACTGAGCTGACAGAACTGGCTCAGCTCATCCAGCGACTCCATTGGCTGGAAGGTGGGCTGCCGATCACTAACACAGACCTGGAGATGCGAATCAGCATGCAG AATCTCTCTCTGGAGAAGCCCAAAAAGAAGTTGGTGAAGGGCTTTGGTCACTCCAGGACTTTGTCCCGTGTTGAAGCCATGGGGGGAACG TTTACTTCCAGCCACCTGAGTTCCAACAACACTGGTTCAACAGTGTCTGTTAAGTCTGTCCCTGAATATGTCTACTCTCAGCTGTCCAACCCTCAGGTCACTTCACCTGAGGCCAAGAAGCTTCAACAGGACATCTGCACTGCTTCACACAGGG TTCATTCTTCTCTCAAGTCCATTTATGAGGTTTTGAccttggagagagagagactgaggcAGGCCTGGACCAGCCCGGAACTGAGGCATAACACCTCAGAGCAGCTCGCTACACTTTGCAGCACACTGTcagag CTTGACATACAGTCCCGTTTGACCAAAGTCCACTCGCTTTCCCTGTCCTCTGACTCTTCTGAGGAATCCTTCTGCACCGTCCAACCTGATCAG AAGACACCATCTAAAGGTCGTCCGTGTCATCGCGCGCCCTCAGTGGCAGAATCTATGGCAGAGTATTTTGATGCCAGTGAGGTGATTGTGTGCGAGAGCTCATCAGAGGCAGAGGCTTCGGACGAGTCGGGCCTGAGTGacatcaccaccaccagcaaCTCTGAGCCTGAAGAGGGACACG CCACTGCCACCCTCAACTACCGGGCCAGTCTGAACAGTGCTCCTGACAAACCCAGACCAGTGCCTACTAATACTG GTCGTCGCACTGCCATCCCTGCCCCAGCAATAGACAACAGCCACATTGGCATCATGACAATCTTGTACAACAACATTGGCAAGGACCTGTCCAGAGTTTCCATGCCAATCGCTCTCAATGAGCCACTTTCTTTGCTGCAGAGACTGAGTGAAGAGCTGGAGTACTCTGAGCTGCTGGACATTGCCAACCGCACTGATGATCCATACGAAAGAATG GTTTACTTGGCAGCGTTCTCCATCTCTGGATATGCCTGGGCATCCTGGAGGTATCGCAACAAACCCTTCAACCCTGTTCTGGGAGAAACTTACGAGAATCACAGAGAAGACCGAGGCTTCCACTACATCAGTGAGCAG GTCAGTCATCACCCGCCCATCTCTGCCTGCCACGCAGACTCGGAAAACTTCACTTTCTGGCAAG ATCAGAGATGGAAATATAAGTTTTGGGGGAAATCAGTGGAGATCCTCTCTTCTGGACTGGTCAATGTTTCCCTACCCAA gtaTGGTGATCACTATGAATGGAACAAGGCAGTGACATGTATTCACAACGTGCTGAGTCCAGACCGCTCGTTGGAGCACTATGGTGAGATACTtatcaaaaacacaaagagcGACGTCTGCACCTGCAAGGTCACCTTCGTAAAG TCTCGCTACTGGAGTTCAGACAACAGTAAGAACGAGGTGCAGGGTGTAGTTCTGGACCGGGCTGGAGAGGTGGTTCATCGTTTTGGAGGCCTCTGGCATGAGGGTATTTTCTGTGATACCTTGTCTACACCAAAGTGCATCTGGAAGCCCA ATGTGCAGCCTGAAAACCACGCCCAGTTTTACGGCTTCTCAAGATACGCCATTGAGCTAAACGAACTGACGCCTGGCCTGAAAGAAGTCCTCCCTTATACAGATACACGCTTTAGACCAGACCAGAG GCTCCTGGAGGAGGGGAAGATAGCAGAAGCggagaaaaagaaggaagagatagaggagaagcagagagagaggaggaaggagatggCCAAGAAAGGGGAGGAGCACATCCCCAGGTTCTTCAG AAAATCTGCGGATGAGGCTGGCAGAGAGGTGTGGCTGTCCAATAAAACCTACTGGAAGCTCCGCAAAGACCCAGGCTTCGCCAAGACTGAAAACCTGGACCTGTGGTAG
- the LOC116702804 gene encoding oxysterol-binding protein-related protein 6 isoform X2, whose translation MHRFPYHTAPMDPQVCPPPLSSSQSVVSGLDKSPASTFKPGHLRSNSTGSSKYSKQSRHWEVMDDLRNVNRSSASSSSLDLTIPGICEGYLMKRRKYPLKGWHKRYFVLEKGILKYSKTQQDIQKGKLHGSLDVSLAVLSVNKKSKGIDLDAGDNLYHLKAKSHDIFYIWLTKLCAHRVYRKNEAMSVHHGVLNALSLSPSTLPAMATLAQTNRSMPTYYASSAPMYNPEMGSPAPAVGSNPGVNSKVSAWLQQTENIDATSNDLARCQTELTELAQLIQRLHWLEGGLPITNTDLEMRISMQNLSLEKPKKKLVKGFGHSRTLSRVEAMGGTFTSSHLSSNNTGSTVSVKSVPEYVYSQLSNPQVTSPEAKKLQQDICTASHRVHSSLKSIYEVLTLERERLRQAWTSPELRHNTSEQLATLCSTLSEKTPSKGRPCHRAPSVAESMAEYFDASEVIVCESSSEAEASDESGLSDITTTSNSEPEEGHATATLNYRASLNSAPDKPRPVPTNTGRRTAIPAPAIDNSHIGIMTILYNNIGKDLSRVSMPIALNEPLSLLQRLSEELEYSELLDIANRTDDPYERMVYLAAFSISGYAWASWRYRNKPFNPVLGETYENHREDRGFHYISEQVSHHPPISACHADSENFTFWQDQRWKYKFWGKSVEILSSGLVNVSLPKYGDHYEWNKAVTCIHNVLSPDRSLEHYGEILIKNTKSDVCTCKVTFVKSRYWSSDNSKNEVQGVVLDRAGEVVHRFGGLWHEGIFCDTLSTPKCIWKPNVQPENHAQFYGFSRYAIELNELTPGLKEVLPYTDTRFRPDQRLLEEGKIAEAEKKKEEIEEKQRERRKEMAKKGEEHIPRFFRKSADEAGREVWLSNKTYWKLRKDPGFAKTENLDLW comes from the exons ATGCATCGCTTTCCCTATCACACTGCACCAATGGACCCTCAGGTGTGTCCGCCACCTCTGAGCAGCAGCCAATCGGTGGTCAGTGGCCTTGACAAATCCCCAGCCAGCACATTTAAACCTGGCCACTTACGGAGCAACAGCACCGGCTCCTCCAAATATTCAAAACAG TCTCGTCACTGGGAGGTGATGGACGATTTACGGAATGTGAATAGGTCTTCAGCTTCCAGCTCTTCACTAGACCTCACTATCCCTGGGATCTGTGAGGGCTActtgatgaagaggaggaagtaCCCACTCAAAGGCTGGCACAAG AGATACTTCGTTTTAGAGAAAGGGATTCTCAAGTACTCAAAGACGCAGCAAGAT attcagAAAGGAAAGCTCCATGGCTCTCTGGACGTCAGCCTGGCTGTCTTGTCCGTCAACAAGAAGTCCAAAGGCATAGACCTGGATGCTGGGGACAACCTCTACCACTTGAAG GCAAAGAGCCATGACATCTTCTACATATGGTTGACCAAGCTCTGTGCCCATCGCGTATATAGGAAAAATGAGGCGATGAGTGTCCATCATGGCGTCCTCAACGCTCTCTCACTGAGCCCGAGCACCCTTCCAGCCATGGCCACTCTTGCCCAGACTAACAGATCAATG CCTACTTACTATGCCAGTTCAGCACCCATGTACAACCCAGAGATGGGAAGCCCCGCTCCTGCCGTCGGCTCTAACCCAGGGGTGAACAGCAAGGTGTCAGCGTGGCTGCAGCAGACCGAGAACATCGACGCAACCTCCAACG ACCTGGCTCGCTGTCAAACTGAGCTGACAGAACTGGCTCAGCTCATCCAGCGACTCCATTGGCTGGAAGGTGGGCTGCCGATCACTAACACAGACCTGGAGATGCGAATCAGCATGCAG AATCTCTCTCTGGAGAAGCCCAAAAAGAAGTTGGTGAAGGGCTTTGGTCACTCCAGGACTTTGTCCCGTGTTGAAGCCATGGGGGGAACG TTTACTTCCAGCCACCTGAGTTCCAACAACACTGGTTCAACAGTGTCTGTTAAGTCTGTCCCTGAATATGTCTACTCTCAGCTGTCCAACCCTCAGGTCACTTCACCTGAGGCCAAGAAGCTTCAACAGGACATCTGCACTGCTTCACACAGGG TTCATTCTTCTCTCAAGTCCATTTATGAGGTTTTGAccttggagagagagagactgaggcAGGCCTGGACCAGCCCGGAACTGAGGCATAACACCTCAGAGCAGCTCGCTACACTTTGCAGCACACTGTcagag AAGACACCATCTAAAGGTCGTCCGTGTCATCGCGCGCCCTCAGTGGCAGAATCTATGGCAGAGTATTTTGATGCCAGTGAGGTGATTGTGTGCGAGAGCTCATCAGAGGCAGAGGCTTCGGACGAGTCGGGCCTGAGTGacatcaccaccaccagcaaCTCTGAGCCTGAAGAGGGACACG CCACTGCCACCCTCAACTACCGGGCCAGTCTGAACAGTGCTCCTGACAAACCCAGACCAGTGCCTACTAATACTG GTCGTCGCACTGCCATCCCTGCCCCAGCAATAGACAACAGCCACATTGGCATCATGACAATCTTGTACAACAACATTGGCAAGGACCTGTCCAGAGTTTCCATGCCAATCGCTCTCAATGAGCCACTTTCTTTGCTGCAGAGACTGAGTGAAGAGCTGGAGTACTCTGAGCTGCTGGACATTGCCAACCGCACTGATGATCCATACGAAAGAATG GTTTACTTGGCAGCGTTCTCCATCTCTGGATATGCCTGGGCATCCTGGAGGTATCGCAACAAACCCTTCAACCCTGTTCTGGGAGAAACTTACGAGAATCACAGAGAAGACCGAGGCTTCCACTACATCAGTGAGCAG GTCAGTCATCACCCGCCCATCTCTGCCTGCCACGCAGACTCGGAAAACTTCACTTTCTGGCAAG ATCAGAGATGGAAATATAAGTTTTGGGGGAAATCAGTGGAGATCCTCTCTTCTGGACTGGTCAATGTTTCCCTACCCAA gtaTGGTGATCACTATGAATGGAACAAGGCAGTGACATGTATTCACAACGTGCTGAGTCCAGACCGCTCGTTGGAGCACTATGGTGAGATACTtatcaaaaacacaaagagcGACGTCTGCACCTGCAAGGTCACCTTCGTAAAG TCTCGCTACTGGAGTTCAGACAACAGTAAGAACGAGGTGCAGGGTGTAGTTCTGGACCGGGCTGGAGAGGTGGTTCATCGTTTTGGAGGCCTCTGGCATGAGGGTATTTTCTGTGATACCTTGTCTACACCAAAGTGCATCTGGAAGCCCA ATGTGCAGCCTGAAAACCACGCCCAGTTTTACGGCTTCTCAAGATACGCCATTGAGCTAAACGAACTGACGCCTGGCCTGAAAGAAGTCCTCCCTTATACAGATACACGCTTTAGACCAGACCAGAG GCTCCTGGAGGAGGGGAAGATAGCAGAAGCggagaaaaagaaggaagagatagaggagaagcagagagagaggaggaaggagatggCCAAGAAAGGGGAGGAGCACATCCCCAGGTTCTTCAG AAAATCTGCGGATGAGGCTGGCAGAGAGGTGTGGCTGTCCAATAAAACCTACTGGAAGCTCCGCAAAGACCCAGGCTTCGCCAAGACTGAAAACCTGGACCTGTGGTAG